From the Flavobacteriales bacterium genome, one window contains:
- a CDS encoding TIGR04282 family arsenosugar biosynthesis glycosyltransferase, with product MESESESRSTLMVFVKSPVAGTVKTRLAASIGDAEALSVYERLLRITLNAAEGCGKDIRKMLWYSGEWDGLKKWNTSRFEPCRQPEGDLGERMDAAFRDAFRDGASKAVIIGSDCPYITAHVIEEAFDMLDHHDVVIGPSMDGGYYLLGSTAYHPWIFEGMPWSSSGLLEQTIKAVSGHGRRYRLLHELQDVDTEEDLVRWQNDKTQRWEP from the coding sequence ATGGAATCTGAAAGTGAATCACGGTCTACGCTCATGGTATTTGTGAAGAGCCCGGTGGCTGGTACCGTCAAAACGCGACTGGCAGCAAGTATTGGGGATGCGGAAGCACTGAGCGTATATGAACGGTTACTCCGGATCACATTAAATGCGGCTGAAGGGTGTGGAAAGGATATCAGGAAGATGCTGTGGTATTCAGGTGAATGGGACGGATTAAAAAAGTGGAATACCTCACGGTTTGAACCATGCCGGCAACCGGAAGGAGACCTCGGGGAAAGGATGGATGCGGCTTTCCGGGATGCCTTCCGGGATGGGGCGTCAAAAGCCGTGATCATCGGAAGTGATTGCCCGTACATCACTGCTCATGTTATAGAAGAAGCATTTGACATGCTTGACCATCATGATGTGGTCATAGGTCCGTCCATGGATGGAGGATATTATTTGTTAGGAAGTACCGCGTACCATCCCTGGATATTTGAGGGGATGCCCTGGAGCAGTTCCGGCTTGTTGGAGCAAACCATAAAGGCTGTTTCGGGTCACGGACGACGTTACAGGCTTCTGCATGAACTTCAGGATGTTGATACTGAAGAAGACCTTGTGCGCTGGCAAAACGATAAGACCCAACGTTGGGAACCATAA
- a CDS encoding MBOAT family protein, translating into MIDWLQNLLTYNENEPLIFTRFFFWGFFTVVLAIYCLVYKKKGLRNAYLFAVSLFFYYKTSGLFLFILLFSTATDYFIGKAIYGASKDIVKKWLVALSVTINLLVLSYFKYAQFVVENVNEILGTHFEVVNYFAMWANIFTGSHFEVGKILLPVGISFFTFQTISYAIDVYRGDTEPVKNIFDFGFYVSFFPQLVAGPIVRASEFIPQLYQDYKLSRPEFGMALYMILKGLTKKLVIGDYIAVNFIDRVFENPTMYSGFESLMSLYGYSLQVYCDFSGYTDVAIGVALLMGFTLPTNFNSPYKATSVAGFWKRWHMSLSSWLKDYLYIPMGGNREGSWFTYIMVVVICLMIVLLSGSLKVGVALIFAAVIMVILAMVFPRIQKGISHNINLLVTMVLGGLWHGSSWQFVIWGGLNGLGLVVYKLWKKISPWDGSKLLAVRAWRIFLTFNFITFTRIWFRGETPEKSQAILHQIGNNFDLEIIPKVLAGYPEVFLMMLAGMIIHWLPESLKDRYKNVIANGSYVVQGLIVVVVVFLIYQSLSSDLQPFIYFQF; encoded by the coding sequence ATGATTGATTGGTTGCAGAACCTGTTGACGTATAATGAGAATGAACCGCTCATTTTCACACGGTTCTTCTTTTGGGGCTTCTTTACCGTTGTCCTTGCCATCTATTGCCTGGTATATAAGAAGAAGGGTCTTCGCAACGCATACCTTTTTGCGGTCAGCTTGTTTTTCTATTACAAGACCAGTGGGTTGTTTTTGTTTATTCTGTTATTCTCCACAGCAACAGATTACTTCATAGGTAAGGCGATTTATGGCGCTTCAAAGGACATTGTGAAAAAGTGGTTGGTAGCGCTTAGCGTGACCATCAATCTGCTTGTGCTTTCCTATTTTAAATATGCGCAGTTTGTGGTAGAGAATGTAAACGAGATACTAGGAACCCATTTCGAGGTGGTCAACTATTTCGCCATGTGGGCGAACATATTTACCGGAAGTCATTTTGAGGTAGGTAAGATCCTGCTTCCCGTCGGTATCTCCTTTTTTACCTTCCAGACGATCAGTTATGCCATTGATGTGTATCGGGGTGACACCGAACCAGTGAAGAATATTTTCGATTTTGGCTTTTATGTGTCATTCTTTCCACAGCTTGTCGCAGGTCCGATTGTGCGTGCGTCGGAATTCATACCACAGCTGTACCAGGACTATAAATTGAGTCGTCCGGAATTTGGGATGGCGTTGTACATGATCCTGAAAGGCCTCACAAAAAAGCTGGTGATCGGCGATTATATTGCCGTTAATTTTATCGACCGGGTGTTTGAAAACCCCACCATGTACAGCGGTTTTGAGAGTCTCATGTCGTTGTATGGATATTCTCTCCAGGTATACTGCGACTTTTCAGGATACACGGATGTGGCCATTGGAGTAGCGCTTCTGATGGGTTTCACCCTGCCAACCAACTTCAACTCTCCTTATAAGGCAACCAGTGTGGCGGGCTTCTGGAAACGTTGGCACATGTCTCTTTCCAGCTGGCTGAAGGATTACCTGTACATACCCATGGGTGGTAACAGGGAGGGTTCGTGGTTCACATACATCATGGTGGTTGTGATTTGCCTGATGATCGTTTTGTTATCCGGGTCATTGAAGGTTGGTGTGGCCCTGATCTTTGCAGCGGTGATTATGGTCATCCTGGCCATGGTCTTTCCCCGCATACAGAAGGGAATAAGTCACAACATCAACTTGTTGGTGACGATGGTACTCGGAGGGTTATGGCACGGTTCAAGCTGGCAGTTTGTTATCTGGGGTGGACTCAACGGCTTGGGCCTTGTGGTGTACAAACTCTGGAAAAAGATCAGCCCCTGGGATGGAAGCAAGCTACTGGCGGTGAGGGCATGGCGCATTTTCCTCACCTTTAATTTTATCACGTTCACGAGAATATGGTTCAGGGGAGAGACCCCTGAGAAAAGTCAGGCCATTCTTCACCAGATCGGAAATAACTTTGATCTGGAAATTATTCCCAAGGTACTTGCCGGATACCCCGAGGTCTTTTTGATGATGCTGGCCGGAATGATTATTCACTGGCTGCCTGAATCGCTCAAGGATCGATACAAAAATGTGATCGCCAATGGTTCGTATGTCGTGCAGGGATTGATCGTGGTTGTGGTGGTATTCCTGATATACCAGTCACTAAGCTCAGATCTGCAACCGTTTATTTACTTCCAGTTCTAA
- a CDS encoding LysM peptidoglycan-binding domain-containing protein — protein MRQSFLIFCVVAGFVLNSSAQVADSLKLFDRYVAPDLQSLNEVWEIQRSRILHPYKAPRNLETDHEKNIQRLDEMEVNAAAQAMASAFISSFVTDNHDATEMLVSLGSEYVPMIGEELERAGLPVEWAWLAGALSAFNADKVSSEGLVGMWQLSFPVARRFGLRIDDHIDERRDPELATRAAVRYLKYLLELFPGQEQALAAWMSSPSEVRRRLNRQPNDQFSFPVSFSPELQARWYAYLALRCIATHQKAYRVSELKMDIPDRKDTVSVAEAVSLQQPAHFLNVPVERLQSMNRACVKGWVPSGYPIYIPHPYKVRFDAARDSILTYRDSLTTHPDSMFANKLRKPKDEVRPETSIPDETAEVYYRVKSGDNLGFIASWFDVRVSSLKSWNDISNDVIQVGEDMVIYVPKDKEDYYKVVDDLSFSDKQARIGKTPPAREKEEAKPKETPVSKPPSGSYTTYTVKKGDSLWGIARKYPGVTEQDLMRWNNIDSNIQPGQVIKVYNP, from the coding sequence ATGCGTCAAAGCTTTCTGATATTTTGTGTGGTTGCAGGTTTCGTTCTGAATTCATCAGCTCAGGTTGCAGATAGTCTCAAATTGTTTGACCGTTATGTTGCTCCTGATTTACAGTCATTAAATGAAGTCTGGGAGATTCAACGATCACGGATTCTGCATCCCTATAAGGCTCCCAGAAATCTTGAAACTGATCACGAAAAGAACATCCAGCGTTTAGATGAGATGGAAGTCAATGCCGCAGCGCAAGCGATGGCATCAGCATTCATATCTTCTTTTGTAACCGACAACCACGATGCCACCGAGATGCTGGTTAGTTTGGGGTCGGAGTATGTTCCAATGATCGGAGAAGAATTGGAACGAGCCGGACTGCCGGTAGAATGGGCGTGGCTTGCAGGAGCACTTTCAGCATTCAATGCCGACAAGGTTTCATCGGAGGGGCTGGTTGGGATGTGGCAATTGAGTTTCCCTGTTGCTCGGCGTTTCGGGCTGAGGATTGATGACCACATAGATGAACGTCGCGATCCGGAATTGGCTACCCGTGCGGCCGTAAGATATCTGAAATATCTTCTTGAATTATTTCCGGGACAGGAGCAGGCACTGGCAGCATGGATGAGTAGTCCTTCCGAAGTACGTCGCCGACTAAACAGACAACCAAATGATCAGTTTTCATTTCCCGTTTCCTTCTCTCCCGAGTTACAGGCGCGGTGGTATGCTTACCTGGCCTTGCGGTGCATTGCCACGCACCAGAAAGCCTACCGGGTATCCGAATTGAAGATGGATATTCCGGATCGGAAAGATACGGTCAGCGTGGCAGAAGCCGTATCACTTCAACAACCGGCGCACTTTCTGAATGTTCCGGTGGAACGGTTGCAGTCGATGAACCGTGCATGTGTAAAAGGGTGGGTGCCATCGGGCTATCCCATCTATATACCACATCCGTACAAAGTACGCTTTGATGCGGCCAGGGATTCTATCCTGACATATCGGGACTCGCTAACAACACATCCTGACAGCATGTTTGCAAACAAATTGCGCAAACCAAAGGATGAGGTCAGGCCTGAGACCAGTATTCCGGATGAGACAGCTGAAGTTTACTACAGGGTGAAGTCCGGGGATAACCTGGGATTTATTGCCTCCTGGTTTGATGTTCGTGTGTCGTCGCTCAAATCGTGGAATGATATCTCAAACGACGTTATTCAGGTGGGAGAGGATATGGTCATTTATGTCCCCAAAGACAAAGAAGATTATTACAAAGTAGTGGATGATCTGTCGTTCTCCGATAAACAGGCGCGTATCGGAAAAACACCACCAGCCAGGGAAAAGGAGGAGGCAAAGCCGAAAGAAACACCGGTAAGTAAACCACCTTCCGGTTCATACACTACTTACACTGTGAAAAAAGGCGATTCACTCTGGGGAATTGCACGGAAATATCCGGGAGTGACAGAACAGGATCTGATGCGCTGGAATAACATCGATAGCAACATCCAGCCCGGTCAGGTCATTAAGGTTTACAATCCTTGA